The following are from one region of the Oryzias latipes chromosome 12, ASM223467v1 genome:
- the cacfd1 gene encoding calcium channel flower homolog isoform X1: MSTEETAAANNTAPEDDGMTWWYRWLCKTAGVLGGVSCAISGVWNCVTVNPLNIAAGVWMVLNAFVLFLCEVPFCCQFIEFANAVAARADKLKPWQKAFFYCGMALFPIFLSFSFTTLFGNAIAFATGVLYGLASLGKKGDAVTYARLQHQKQGDEEKMTGTANGAPE, translated from the exons ATGAGCACCGAAGAGACCGCAGCAGCCAACAACACCGCTCCGGAGGATGATGGCATGACCTGGTGGTACAGATGGCTCTGCAAGACAGCAGGAGTTTTAGGAGGAGTGT CCTGTGCCATCTCAGGAGTGTGGAACTGTGTTACCGTCAACCCTCTAAATATCGCCGCTGGAGTGTGGATGGT GTTGAACGCCTTTGTGCTGTTCCTTTGTGAGGTCCCGTTCTGCTGCCAGTTCATAGAGTTTGCCAATGCAGTGGCGGCGCGTGCAGACAAACTCAAACCCTGGCAGAAAGCCTTCTTCTACTGCGG GATGGCATTGTTTCCTATTTTCTTGAGTTTCTCCTTCACGACCTTGTTTGGGAACGCCATCGCCTTCGCCACAGGAGTCCTGTACGGCCTCGCCTCTTTAGGCAAAAA GGGCGACGCGGTGACGTATGCCAGGCTGCAGCATCAGAAGCAGGGCGACGAGGAGAAGATGACGGGGACGGCAAACGGTGCTCCAGAGTAA
- the cacfd1 gene encoding calcium channel flower homolog isoform X2, protein MSTEETAAANNTAPEDDGMTWWYRWLCKTAGVLGGVSCAISGVWNCVTVNPLNIAAGVWMVLNAFVLFLCEVPFCCQFIEFANAVAARADKLKPWQKAFFYCGMALFPIFLSFSFTTLFGNAIAFATGVLYGLASLGKKTSY, encoded by the exons ATGAGCACCGAAGAGACCGCAGCAGCCAACAACACCGCTCCGGAGGATGATGGCATGACCTGGTGGTACAGATGGCTCTGCAAGACAGCAGGAGTTTTAGGAGGAGTGT CCTGTGCCATCTCAGGAGTGTGGAACTGTGTTACCGTCAACCCTCTAAATATCGCCGCTGGAGTGTGGATGGT GTTGAACGCCTTTGTGCTGTTCCTTTGTGAGGTCCCGTTCTGCTGCCAGTTCATAGAGTTTGCCAATGCAGTGGCGGCGCGTGCAGACAAACTCAAACCCTGGCAGAAAGCCTTCTTCTACTGCGG GATGGCATTGTTTCCTATTTTCTTGAGTTTCTCCTTCACGACCTTGTTTGGGAACGCCATCGCCTTCGCCACAGGAGTCCTGTACGGCCTCGCCTCTTTAGGCAAAAA AACCTCCTACTaa